Proteins encoded in a region of the Sphingomonas sp. OV641 genome:
- a CDS encoding acetyl-CoA C-acetyltransferase, with protein MTPSTGLRRAAIVAPIRTAVGKFGGSLSSLTAGQLGATILKALMERTKVDPSRVDDVVFAQGYGNGEAPAIGHWAWLAAGLPIEVPGYQLDRRCGSGLQAVIDAAMMVQTGVSDVVVAGGCESMSNVEHYTTDIRKGVRAGNLTIHDRLTRGRLMSQPVERFGVISGMIETAENLAKDYDISREEADAYAVRSHQRATAAWEKGLFADELVPVSVPQKKGEAIVFDHDEGYRPDATMESLGKLRAIEGGVVTAGNASQQNDAAAACLVVAEDKLEELGLEPIAWFHSWAAAGCDPSRMGIGPVPAVERLFARNGLGWDDIDLVELNEAFAPQVLAVLKGWGWSKDDSRNEILNVNGSGISLGHPIGATGGRMLANLTRELVRRDGRYGLETMCIGGGQGIAAIFERA; from the coding sequence ATGACCCCCAGCACCGGCCTGCGCCGCGCCGCCATTGTCGCCCCGATCCGCACTGCCGTCGGCAAGTTCGGCGGCAGCCTGTCCTCCCTCACCGCCGGCCAGCTCGGCGCAACGATCCTCAAGGCATTGATGGAGCGGACGAAGGTCGATCCGAGCCGGGTCGATGACGTTGTCTTCGCTCAGGGCTATGGCAACGGCGAAGCGCCAGCGATCGGCCATTGGGCATGGCTCGCCGCCGGTCTGCCGATCGAGGTCCCGGGCTATCAGCTCGACCGCCGCTGCGGCTCCGGCCTTCAGGCGGTGATCGACGCCGCGATGATGGTGCAGACCGGCGTCAGCGATGTGGTCGTCGCCGGCGGCTGCGAAAGCATGTCCAACGTCGAACATTACACCACGGACATCCGCAAGGGCGTGCGCGCCGGCAACCTCACCATCCACGATCGCCTGACGCGCGGCCGGCTGATGAGCCAGCCCGTGGAGCGGTTCGGCGTGATCAGCGGCATGATCGAAACGGCCGAAAACCTCGCCAAGGATTATGATATCTCCCGCGAAGAGGCCGATGCTTACGCCGTCCGCTCACACCAGCGCGCCACGGCTGCGTGGGAAAAGGGCCTGTTCGCGGACGAGCTCGTTCCCGTGTCGGTGCCGCAGAAGAAGGGCGAGGCGATCGTGTTCGATCACGACGAGGGCTACCGCCCCGACGCGACGATGGAGAGCCTGGGCAAGCTGCGCGCAATCGAGGGCGGCGTCGTCACCGCCGGCAACGCCAGCCAGCAGAATGACGCCGCGGCCGCCTGCCTCGTGGTGGCTGAGGACAAGCTGGAGGAACTCGGCCTCGAACCGATCGCCTGGTTTCACAGCTGGGCCGCGGCGGGCTGCGATCCCTCGCGCATGGGCATCGGCCCGGTGCCGGCGGTCGAGCGGCTGTTCGCGCGCAACGGCCTGGGCTGGGACGACATCGACCTGGTCGAGCTGAACGAAGCGTTCGCGCCGCAGGTGCTGGCCGTGCTCAAGGGCTGGGGCTGGAGCAAGGACGACAGCCGCAATGAAATCCTGAACGTGAACGGGTCGGGCATCTCGCTCGGCCACCCGATCGGCGCGACCGGCGGGCGCATGCTCGCCAATTTGACGCGCGAGCTGGTGCGCCGCGACGGCCGTTATGGTCTGGAGACGATGTGCATCGGCGGCGGCCAGGGCATCGCCGCGATCTTCGAGCGCGCGTGA
- a CDS encoding acyl-CoA dehydrogenase family protein: MADALAAAQRYRDDARAALAARLDAAPIDTEQRAAHGFAWVATTVAALEAVADWAAQNAGETNALVARLAFHEGIAQLAGGLPMGQNELFRPADLGLGVTARTLADACADLLDQDAAADRRALVERLAAGEWPSETLHDAELDAIRDQYRRFTDAEILPHAHGWHLANALIPDATVARMAELGTFGVCIPEAFGGLGLSKLVMCIVTEELSRGWIGAGSLGTRSEIAGELIAGSGTDPQKAEWLPKIASGEVLPTAVFTEPDVGSDLGSLQTRARRDGDGWRIDGAKTWITHAARSDLMTLLARTLPDAKGYAGLSMLLVPKSRGTEAEPFPASGMSGSEIEVLGYRGMREYALSFDGMAAPADALLGDEEGQGFKQLMRTFEGARIQTAARAVGVARRALELGLSYALDRKQFGRAIIHFPRVADKLAMSLVDLIAARELTYAAARAKDSGKRCDIEAGMAKLLAARAAWSNADASLQIHGGNGYALEFEISRILCDARILNIFEGAAEIQAQVIARGLVAQRN, from the coding sequence CTGGCCGACGCGCTGGCGGCGGCGCAGCGCTACCGCGACGACGCCCGCGCCGCTCTTGCGGCCCGGCTCGACGCCGCACCGATCGACACCGAGCAACGTGCGGCGCACGGCTTCGCCTGGGTTGCAACCACCGTCGCGGCGCTGGAGGCGGTGGCTGACTGGGCAGCGCAAAACGCGGGCGAAACGAACGCGCTCGTCGCCCGCCTCGCCTTTCACGAAGGCATCGCCCAGCTCGCCGGTGGCTTGCCGATGGGTCAGAACGAACTGTTCCGCCCCGCCGACCTGGGCCTGGGTGTCACCGCGCGCACGCTTGCGGACGCCTGCGCCGACCTGCTCGACCAGGACGCCGCCGCCGATCGCCGCGCGCTGGTCGAGCGGCTCGCTGCTGGCGAATGGCCCAGCGAAACGCTGCACGATGCCGAGCTGGACGCGATCCGCGACCAGTACCGCCGCTTCACCGATGCCGAGATCCTGCCCCATGCGCATGGCTGGCATCTCGCCAATGCGCTGATCCCCGACGCCACTGTTGCCCGCATGGCGGAGCTCGGCACGTTTGGCGTCTGCATTCCCGAGGCGTTCGGTGGGCTCGGCCTGTCGAAGCTCGTCATGTGCATCGTCACCGAGGAATTGTCGCGCGGCTGGATCGGTGCCGGCTCGCTCGGCACCCGGTCGGAAATCGCCGGGGAGCTTATCGCCGGTTCCGGTACTGACCCGCAGAAGGCCGAATGGCTGCCGAAAATCGCCAGCGGAGAGGTACTCCCGACCGCGGTCTTCACCGAACCGGACGTCGGCAGCGACCTTGGCTCGCTCCAGACGCGTGCGCGCCGCGATGGCGATGGCTGGCGGATCGACGGCGCCAAGACATGGATCACCCACGCCGCCCGCTCGGATCTGATGACGCTGCTCGCCCGCACGCTGCCGGATGCGAAGGGCTATGCCGGGCTATCCATGCTGCTGGTTCCCAAGTCGCGCGGTACGGAGGCAGAGCCCTTTCCCGCCTCAGGCATGTCGGGAAGCGAGATCGAGGTGCTCGGCTATCGCGGAATGCGCGAATATGCACTGTCCTTCGATGGCATGGCCGCCCCGGCCGACGCCCTGCTCGGCGACGAGGAAGGCCAGGGCTTCAAGCAGCTGATGCGCACCTTCGAGGGCGCCCGCATCCAGACCGCTGCGCGCGCCGTCGGTGTCGCCCGCCGCGCGCTGGAACTCGGCCTTTCCTATGCGCTCGATCGAAAGCAATTCGGCCGCGCGATCATCCACTTTCCGCGCGTGGCCGACAAATTGGCGATGAGCCTCGTTGACCTTATCGCCGCACGCGAGCTGACCTATGCCGCCGCACGTGCCAAGGATTCCGGCAAGCGCTGCGACATCGAGGCAGGCATGGCCAAGCTGCTCGCGGCGCGCGCGGCGTGGAGCAATGCCGATGCGTCGCTTCAGATCCACGGCGGCAACGGTTACGCGCTGGAATTCGAGATCAGCCGCATCCTGTGCGACGCGCGCATCCTTAACATCTTCGAGGGCGCGGCCGAGATTCAGGCTCAGGTGATCGCGCGCGGGCTGGTAGCGCAGCGCAACTGA
- the smc gene encoding chromosome segregation protein SMC yields the protein MQIKRLRLSGFKSFVDPADLRIEPGLTGVVGPNGCGKSNLLEALRWTMGENSAKSLRGAGMEDVIFAGTATRPARDFAEVSILAEIAGAETEVVRRIERGAGSAYRIDGKDVRAKDVSLLFADAATGAHSPALVSQGRISAVIAAKPADRRAMLEEAAGIAGLHVRRRDAEQKLRATEANLAKLDEVIAEQESRAAALRRQARQAEKYRRLSDQIRTAEARMIFARWREAAAAADAAKAEAALAEARVSKAAEAQRAAAAYQAQATDALANARAQALAARDRSGEVGHRLAGLRSDLQAMERRLAELQQASRRIADDRAREGALAHDAAEALARLEEERKALDAAITDAATKLPHREAALVEAERLARDAEVALAQALSRQASELADARVAQAAASAARARFDRAEREVAEVETHLARLSDAAPIKAEMLAAAEAASAASHAAEAARALQAKAEQEERTANAAKDEAQAARAAARANLSALESEAGALRRSTERKGGRERLLDHLRPGPGYERALAAALGDDLEVGLDPSDTAFWAALPDQETGSDVPTETTQPALADRAHACRDDRLLSHVDAPALLAPRLAQVIVLDEDDGRRLKVGERLVTRAGFLRRWDGYVARQSGAAAAERLERLNWLAALGAALPDARAAVAAADQAFSAEETRISAARTKARTAREEHNRAETSGREARSRQDRAAAQLERLAGLRADLDARAARASGDRDEAGRERTAAEQALAALPDTSATGALVLALQREAEQRRQAVADARAARSATERTAEEARHRLAAAQADVKSWRSRAGDAARRIADMGKREAEITAEASALAERPMTLSAGIEAADIEHREARAAADEQAKAERDAELNLRKSEEAARLASEALAEAREARAGASARAEGQEQRRIEQGRIAGERFECPAPVLPERVGFVSAEVGTPQEESATLDRLIRDRERIGPVNLVAEQELADLEAGASGNAAERAELGLAVNRLRGSIGTLNREGRQRLLAAFEAVNGHFRRLFTTLFNGGQAHLELVDSDDPLEAGLEIMAQPPGKRLQSLTLLSGGEQALTAVALIFGLFLTNPAPICVLDEVDAPLDDANIERFCDLLDRMSRETQTRYLIVTHNAVTMSRMHRLFGVTMIERGVSRLVSVDLQAAETLLAAE from the coding sequence GTGCAGATCAAGCGGCTGCGCCTTTCGGGCTTCAAGAGCTTTGTCGACCCGGCCGATCTCAGGATCGAGCCGGGGCTGACCGGCGTTGTCGGTCCCAACGGTTGCGGCAAGTCGAACCTTCTCGAAGCGCTCCGCTGGACGATGGGCGAGAACAGCGCCAAGTCGCTGCGCGGCGCGGGCATGGAGGATGTGATCTTCGCCGGCACCGCGACCCGCCCGGCCCGCGACTTTGCCGAAGTCTCCATTCTGGCCGAGATCGCCGGCGCGGAGACGGAGGTCGTGCGGCGGATCGAGCGCGGGGCGGGCAGCGCTTATCGCATTGATGGCAAGGACGTACGCGCAAAGGATGTGTCGCTGCTGTTCGCCGATGCCGCGACGGGCGCGCATTCCCCGGCCCTTGTCAGCCAGGGCCGGATCAGCGCGGTGATCGCTGCCAAGCCGGCGGACCGGCGCGCGATGCTGGAGGAAGCGGCCGGGATCGCCGGCCTGCACGTCCGCCGCCGCGATGCCGAGCAGAAGCTGCGTGCCACCGAGGCAAACCTCGCCAAGCTGGACGAGGTGATCGCCGAACAGGAAAGCCGCGCGGCCGCGCTGCGCCGTCAGGCCCGGCAGGCGGAGAAATATCGCCGCCTATCGGATCAGATCCGCACGGCAGAAGCGCGCATGATCTTCGCGCGCTGGCGCGAGGCGGCCGCGGCGGCAGATGCCGCCAAGGCAGAGGCGGCGCTGGCAGAAGCGCGGGTCAGCAAGGCAGCGGAGGCGCAGCGCGCGGCGGCAGCCTATCAGGCGCAGGCGACAGATGCGCTTGCCAATGCGCGTGCGCAGGCGCTGGCCGCACGGGATCGCAGCGGCGAGGTCGGACATCGGCTGGCCGGGCTGCGCTCCGATCTTCAAGCGATGGAGCGACGGCTGGCCGAACTGCAGCAGGCCAGCCGCAGGATTGCGGATGATCGCGCGCGCGAAGGCGCTCTGGCCCATGATGCCGCGGAGGCGCTCGCCCGTCTCGAAGAAGAGCGAAAGGCGCTGGATGCGGCGATCACTGATGCCGCAACCAAGCTGCCTCACCGCGAAGCCGCGCTGGTTGAGGCAGAGCGGCTGGCCCGCGACGCCGAAGTTGCGCTGGCGCAGGCGCTGTCGCGTCAGGCGAGCGAGTTGGCGGATGCGCGTGTGGCGCAAGCCGCCGCATCCGCCGCCCGCGCACGTTTCGATCGGGCTGAGCGCGAGGTGGCGGAAGTGGAAACGCACCTCGCCCGGCTGAGTGACGCCGCACCGATCAAGGCGGAAATGCTGGCGGCTGCAGAAGCCGCGAGCGCCGCCAGCCACGCTGCGGAAGCAGCACGGGCGCTACAGGCTAAGGCCGAACAGGAGGAACGCACCGCCAACGCGGCCAAGGACGAGGCGCAAGCAGCGCGCGCCGCCGCCCGGGCGAACCTTTCCGCACTGGAAAGCGAAGCGGGCGCGCTGCGCCGGTCGACGGAGCGGAAAGGCGGCCGCGAACGGCTGCTGGACCACCTACGTCCGGGGCCGGGCTATGAGCGGGCGCTGGCGGCGGCACTGGGCGACGATCTGGAAGTCGGCCTTGATCCGAGCGACACGGCATTCTGGGCCGCGCTGCCGGATCAAGAGACTGGTAGCGACGTACCGACTGAAACCACACAGCCTGCCTTGGCCGATCGGGCGCATGCCTGCCGCGATGATCGCCTGCTGTCGCATGTCGATGCTCCCGCGCTGCTGGCGCCGCGGCTTGCCCAGGTCATCGTCCTCGATGAGGACGACGGTCGTCGGCTCAAGGTGGGTGAGCGGCTGGTGACAAGGGCCGGCTTCCTGCGGCGCTGGGATGGCTATGTCGCGCGGCAGAGCGGCGCGGCGGCGGCGGAACGGCTCGAGCGCCTCAACTGGCTTGCGGCCCTGGGCGCGGCATTGCCCGACGCCCGCGCCGCCGTCGCTGCCGCCGACCAGGCATTCTCCGCCGAAGAAACGCGTATTTCCGCGGCGCGGACGAAGGCACGCACCGCGCGCGAGGAGCACAACCGTGCCGAGACGTCGGGGCGTGAAGCCCGATCGCGACAGGACCGTGCTGCCGCTCAGCTTGAACGGCTTGCGGGTTTGCGCGCCGATCTCGACGCGCGTGCGGCCCGTGCGTCAGGTGACCGGGATGAAGCTGGCCGCGAGCGCACGGCGGCCGAGCAGGCGCTGGCGGCACTTCCCGATACCAGCGCCACCGGCGCGCTCGTCCTCGCACTCCAGCGCGAGGCCGAGCAGCGGCGGCAGGCTGTCGCCGATGCACGGGCTGCCCGCAGCGCGACGGAGCGGACCGCTGAGGAAGCGCGCCACCGCCTCGCGGCTGCGCAGGCCGATGTGAAAAGCTGGCGCTCGCGCGCAGGCGATGCCGCACGTCGCATCGCGGACATGGGCAAGCGCGAAGCCGAGATCACGGCCGAGGCCTCGGCGCTCGCCGAGCGTCCCATGACATTGTCGGCGGGCATCGAGGCGGCCGACATCGAACATCGCGAGGCACGGGCTGCGGCTGACGAGCAGGCGAAAGCGGAACGCGACGCCGAATTGAACCTGCGCAAGAGCGAGGAAGCGGCTCGCCTCGCCAGCGAGGCGCTCGCCGAGGCGCGGGAAGCTCGCGCCGGTGCCAGCGCACGCGCGGAAGGGCAGGAACAGCGCCGGATCGAACAGGGCCGGATCGCCGGCGAGCGGTTCGAATGCCCTGCCCCCGTCCTGCCGGAGCGGGTCGGCTTCGTCAGCGCAGAGGTTGGCACACCGCAGGAGGAATCGGCTACACTCGACAGGCTCATCCGTGACCGCGAGCGGATCGGACCCGTCAATCTGGTAGCCGAACAGGAACTCGCGGATTTGGAAGCGGGAGCGAGCGGCAATGCGGCGGAACGGGCGGAACTTGGCCTCGCCGTCAACCGCTTGCGCGGGTCGATCGGCACGCTCAACCGAGAGGGGCGGCAGCGGCTGCTCGCCGCATTCGAAGCCGTGAACGGGCACTTTCGGCGGCTGTTCACGACACTGTTCAACGGTGGGCAAGCGCATCTGGAGCTTGTCGACTCCGATGATCCATTGGAAGCGGGGCTTGAGATCATGGCGCAGCCGCCCGGAAAGCGGCTGCAATCGCTGACATTGCTGTCCGGCGGCGAACAGGCACTGACGGCGGTCGCGCTGATCTTCGGCCTGTTCCTCACCAACCCGGCGCCGATCTGCGTGCTGGACGAAGTGGATGCGCCGCTGGACGATGCCAATATTGAGCGCTTCTGCGACCTCCTCGATCGGATGAGTCGGGAAACGCAGACGCGCTATCTGATCGTCACCCACAACGCCGTGACGATGAGCCGCATGCATCGCCTGTTCGGCGTGACGATGATCGAACGCGGCGTCAGCCGGCTGGTATCAGTCGACTTGCAGGCGGCGGAGACATTGCTGGCGGCGGAATGA
- a CDS encoding glycosyltransferase 87 family protein produces MRDLRFRRSGPYVLLALTCVAGWAFKGHCGASWAADEQYLTGCYSDAVPFWGLRGVAAGQLPYIEAQMEYPVLTGMLIWLEGLITRLLAGTRADAADFLFVVSAVNAALAFAVLRMMDRASVPAIRRWCWAAAPPLILYLGHNWDMLAVALAVAAILAARRGEQASAAALAAIGTAAKLFPVLLLPLLGIAALAGRNRSWLGRFRAAGGLVLAAICFWAAVNLPIALRAFDNWAEFYTFSGQRVGTAASVWEIMAVQGWWNTDLATRNLWSFLIFAGGAGAIVALGWRRHRDHLWVLFTPVLAWFLLTNKVYSPQFDLWLFPFLLLTSRRLWPIAWFAAGDVLAYWAEFWFFASASGGGPGVTQAHIAAAAAFRAVPMLWVIVDAVRSPAADWVMIGGRKGGISAQGGGHQID; encoded by the coding sequence ATGCGGGATCTGCGCTTTCGTCGATCGGGGCCTTATGTGCTGCTGGCGCTGACCTGCGTCGCGGGCTGGGCGTTCAAGGGCCATTGCGGCGCCTCTTGGGCCGCCGATGAGCAGTATCTGACCGGCTGCTATTCGGATGCGGTGCCGTTCTGGGGTTTGCGCGGGGTTGCGGCGGGGCAGTTGCCGTACATCGAGGCGCAAATGGAATATCCGGTGCTCACCGGCATGCTGATCTGGCTGGAGGGATTGATCACGCGCCTGCTGGCCGGCACCCGGGCGGATGCCGCCGACTTCCTGTTTGTCGTCTCCGCCGTCAATGCGGCGTTGGCCTTTGCCGTCCTGCGGATGATGGATCGCGCGAGCGTGCCGGCAATCCGCCGCTGGTGCTGGGCGGCCGCACCGCCGCTGATCCTGTACCTCGGCCATAATTGGGACATGCTGGCCGTCGCTCTTGCGGTCGCCGCGATCCTTGCGGCACGACGCGGCGAGCAGGCGTCCGCCGCCGCTCTGGCGGCGATCGGCACGGCGGCGAAGCTGTTCCCCGTCCTTCTCCTGCCGCTGCTTGGGATCGCTGCCTTAGCTGGCCGGAACCGTAGCTGGCTGGGCCGGTTTCGTGCCGCAGGCGGCCTGGTGCTGGCCGCAATCTGTTTCTGGGCGGCCGTGAACCTTCCGATCGCGCTCAGAGCGTTCGATAACTGGGCGGAGTTCTACACGTTCAGCGGTCAACGCGTCGGCACGGCGGCGTCCGTGTGGGAAATCATGGCGGTGCAAGGCTGGTGGAACACCGACCTGGCGACCCGCAACCTCTGGTCATTCCTGATCTTCGCCGGCGGCGCGGGCGCCATTGTCGCGCTCGGCTGGCGGCGTCATCGCGATCACTTGTGGGTGTTGTTCACGCCGGTGCTCGCGTGGTTTCTGCTCACCAACAAGGTATACTCGCCGCAGTTCGACCTTTGGCTCTTCCCGTTTCTTCTGCTGACCAGTCGGCGGCTCTGGCCGATCGCCTGGTTCGCCGCCGGCGATGTGCTCGCTTATTGGGCCGAGTTCTGGTTCTTCGCCTCCGCAAGCGGTGGCGGCCCCGGCGTGACGCAAGCGCATATCGCCGCCGCAGCCGCGTTCCGCGCGGTGCCGATGCTGTGGGTGATTGTCGATGCCGTTCGCTCCCCGGCAGCCGATTGGGTCATGATCGGCGGGCGCAAGGGCGGGATCTCAGCACAGGGCGGCGGTCACCAGATCGACTGA
- a CDS encoding putative DNA modification/repair radical SAM protein: MAQLDVRQKLEILADAAKYDASCASSGTAKRNSRDGKGIGSTEGMGICHAYAPDGRCISLLKILLTNSCIFDCHYCINRKSSNVRRARFTAQEVVNLTLSFYRRNYIEGLFLSSGIIRSSNYTMEQMVEVARSLREDHHFRGYIHLKTIPDADPELIHQAGLYADRVSINVELPTESGLKRLAPEKDNARIEGAMGGMKSSILDTRDATARYKSAPRFAPAGQSTQMIVGADAATDGDIVTKAATLYNRFDLRRVYYSAFSPIPDASAVLPLQRPPLMREHRLYQSDWLMRFYGFQPKEVVAAADDATGMLPLDIDPKLAWALKFRDSFPVDVNRAPRELLLRVPGLGTKAVANILTSRRWRRLRLDDVARLTVSIAKIRPFIVTEDWRPVALSDKAELKPLVAPKKQQLELFAA, translated from the coding sequence ATGGCGCAGCTCGACGTTCGACAGAAGCTGGAAATCCTTGCCGATGCGGCAAAATATGACGCATCCTGCGCGTCATCCGGTACCGCGAAGCGCAACTCTCGCGATGGCAAGGGGATCGGCTCCACGGAGGGCATGGGGATTTGCCACGCCTATGCACCGGACGGCCGCTGCATCAGCCTGCTCAAGATTTTGCTGACCAACAGCTGCATCTTCGATTGCCATTATTGCATCAATCGCAAGAGCTCGAACGTGCGGCGCGCGCGCTTCACGGCGCAGGAGGTGGTCAACCTCACGCTCTCCTTTTATCGCCGCAACTACATCGAGGGCCTGTTTCTCTCCTCCGGGATCATCCGCTCGTCAAATTATACGATGGAGCAGATGGTGGAGGTCGCGCGATCGCTGCGCGAGGATCATCACTTCCGCGGCTATATCCACCTAAAGACGATCCCCGACGCTGATCCCGAGCTGATCCATCAGGCGGGGCTCTATGCCGACCGTGTGTCGATCAACGTCGAGCTGCCGACCGAAAGCGGGTTGAAGCGTCTCGCGCCGGAAAAGGACAACGCTCGTATCGAAGGCGCCATGGGGGGCATGAAGTCGTCCATTCTCGATACGCGCGACGCGACGGCGCGCTACAAGTCAGCGCCACGCTTCGCGCCGGCGGGCCAATCCACCCAGATGATCGTCGGCGCGGACGCCGCGACGGACGGCGATATCGTCACCAAGGCAGCGACGCTCTACAACCGCTTTGACTTGCGCCGGGTATATTATTCCGCCTTCAGCCCCATCCCGGATGCATCCGCCGTCCTGCCATTGCAGCGTCCGCCATTGATGCGCGAACACCGGCTGTATCAATCGGATTGGTTGATGCGCTTCTACGGTTTCCAGCCAAAGGAAGTGGTTGCGGCCGCTGACGATGCGACGGGGATGCTGCCGCTCGATATCGACCCGAAGCTCGCATGGGCGCTGAAGTTTCGGGACAGCTTTCCAGTCGATGTGAACCGCGCGCCGCGCGAGCTGCTGCTGCGCGTTCCGGGACTTGGGACAAAGGCAGTGGCAAACATCCTGACGAGCCGGCGCTGGCGGCGGTTGCGGCTGGATGATGTGGCGAGGCTGACGGTCTCCATCGCCAAAATTCGCCCGTTCATCGTGACGGAGGATTGGCGGCCCGTCGCGCTATCCGACAAGGCGGAGCTGAAGCCATTAGTGGCGCCAAAGAAGCAGCAGCTTGAACTGTTCGCCGCATGA
- the rarD gene encoding EamA family transporter RarD → MTEHASRGGLLLGLGAYAAWGVLPLYFRLLAAVPALEVLAHRVIWSLVLLIIVVSAMRRWRAIRAAISARTFVMLAGSATLIAINWLIYIWAVNNGHTLAGSLGYFINPLLNVGLGVVVLGERLRKWQGVAIAIASAGVAAMAFVALDTLWISLSLAVTFGFYGLVRKIVAIDALGGLLVETMVLAPLSLGYVLMIGRAGTGAMGVALSTDVLLVLLGALTALPLLMFAAAARRLPYSTLALLQYVAPTLQFIVAVAVFGEPLRPLHVLVFGLIWTGCAIFAWDSVRGARKARVANGSSGARVNART, encoded by the coding sequence TTGACCGAACACGCTTCGCGCGGCGGCCTGCTGCTTGGCCTTGGTGCCTATGCGGCATGGGGCGTCCTGCCGCTCTACTTCCGCCTGCTTGCGGCGGTGCCCGCCCTCGAAGTGCTGGCGCACCGGGTGATCTGGTCGCTGGTGCTTCTGATCATCGTGGTCAGCGCTATGCGGCGCTGGCGCGCGATCCGTGCCGCGATCAGCGCGCGGACCTTCGTCATGCTGGCCGGCAGCGCAACGCTGATCGCGATCAACTGGCTGATTTACATTTGGGCGGTGAACAACGGGCACACGCTGGCCGGCAGTTTGGGCTACTTTATCAATCCATTGCTCAACGTGGGCCTGGGTGTGGTGGTGCTCGGCGAGCGATTGCGCAAATGGCAGGGCGTGGCGATCGCGATTGCTTCCGCCGGCGTGGCGGCGATGGCCTTTGTCGCCCTGGATACCTTGTGGATATCGCTCTCGCTCGCGGTGACGTTCGGCTTCTACGGCCTGGTCCGCAAGATCGTGGCGATCGATGCCTTGGGCGGCCTCCTTGTCGAGACGATGGTCTTGGCGCCCCTGTCGCTTGGCTATGTGCTGATGATCGGCCGGGCAGGAACGGGGGCGATGGGTGTTGCCCTGTCGACGGACGTGCTCCTCGTGCTGCTTGGCGCCCTGACGGCGCTGCCATTGCTGATGTTCGCCGCCGCAGCCCGGCGGCTGCCCTATTCCACCCTCGCGCTGCTCCAATATGTCGCGCCCACGCTCCAGTTCATTGTCGCGGTCGCAGTGTTCGGTGAACCATTGCGCCCGCTCCACGTCCTTGTCTTCGGACTGATCTGGACCGGATGCGCGATCTTCGCTTGGGATAGCGTGCGCGGCGCGCGCAAGGCTCGCGTGGCGAATGGATCGTCTGGGGCTCGTGTGAACGCGCGAACCTGA
- the gpmA gene encoding 2,3-diphosphoglycerate-dependent phosphoglycerate mutase: protein MPKLVLIRHGQSAWNLENRFTGWWDVDVTEKGAAEAKAAGELMAAKGLDFDLTFTSLQTRAIKTLNLALEAMGRLWLPTEKHWRLNERHYGGLTGLDKAETAAKHGDEQVHIWRRSFDIPPPAAEQGSAYDLTNDRRYAGIDIPATESLKDTIARVLPYWEERIAPALKDGQRVLISAHGNSLRALVKHLSNIPDDEITGLEIPTGQPIVYELDDQLAATDRYYLSER, encoded by the coding sequence ATGCCCAAGCTCGTCCTGATCCGCCACGGCCAATCCGCCTGGAACCTGGAAAACCGCTTCACCGGCTGGTGGGACGTGGACGTGACGGAAAAGGGCGCCGCCGAGGCAAAGGCCGCCGGCGAGCTGATGGCGGCAAAGGGCCTCGACTTCGATCTCACCTTCACCTCGCTGCAGACGCGGGCGATCAAGACGCTGAACCTTGCGCTCGAGGCGATGGGGCGGCTGTGGCTGCCGACGGAGAAGCACTGGCGCCTGAACGAGCGTCATTATGGCGGGCTGACCGGGCTCGACAAGGCAGAGACGGCCGCCAAGCATGGCGACGAGCAGGTGCATATCTGGCGCCGCAGCTTCGATATCCCGCCCCCTGCCGCCGAGCAGGGCAGTGCCTATGACCTCACCAACGATCGGCGTTACGCCGGCATCGACATTCCTGCGACCGAAAGCCTCAAGGACACGATCGCCCGCGTGTTGCCTTATTGGGAAGAACGGATCGCCCCCGCGCTCAAGGACGGGCAACGCGTGCTGATTTCCGCGCATGGCAATTCGCTGCGCGCCCTGGTGAAGCATCTGTCGAACATTCCGGATGACGAGATCACCGGGCTTGAGATCCCGACCGGCCAGCCGATCGTTTATGAGCTGGACGACCAGCTCGCGGCAACTGACCGTTATTATCTCAGCGAACGCTGA